The following DNA comes from Candidatus Methylomirabilis tolerans.
ATTGGCAACATTGACGTGTTGCCGTTCGTGCTGAGCCTGTCGAAGCATAAACGGGAGTTTGCTGGACAGGCCCCAAAAGTCCTTACGTTACGCGGTCTGGGACAGCGCCTGAGGGCTGAGATATTCCTGCCCGGACACGCCGAAATAAAATCCATTGCAGAGTCCGCTATGCGACACCGATCTCAACTGATGCAGCCACGGCTCAGCGGCACACTCCTCACCGGACTGAGCCTTGTGGAGCGCCTCCCGGTAGACGCGTCCTGCCGTTTCGACGTAGGCGCCCGTTTCCCCAAGCGTATAGATGTAGAACAGGTTGAGATCGCTCTGGACCAGGCGATCCAGATACTCGAGCATGCACAGATCCTTGCCGCTCAGGTTTGCCCTGCCGATGCTCTTGAGCTCCCACTCTTCATGGGTCAGCCAATGTCCCTGGGAGCAGCTCTCTTCGCAATGGAGCGGCACCTGACCGGTGTAGTCAGTCACGAAGCAGGTCCCCGAAATCGCCAGCGGGATCTTGCCGTGCAGAGGGACAATCACCTGAACGGGCGAGTGATCCCGAATATAGATCAGCTCTTCCAGGCTCAGTTCAGCGTTCGGAAAGACCCGTTCCACCCCATACGCCTGGAGTACCCGCGCGGTCTCGTGCGTGTAGAGGTTGCCGAAGACCCCAAGATGGATCGGGATATCGCCAAGGATCTCGCGCACCATCCTCAGCAAGCCCATGTTATGGACTTCGACACCGTCGAGGGGCAGCTCGCGAGCGCCCTGGAGCAGCTCCTTAATCCAGACCAGGTCACTGTCCTTCGGGA
Coding sequences within:
- a CDS encoding U32 family peptidase — its product is MFELSTHIPGPKQLHEIDLSAYDALYLGDYTCPLYPGNFSRHIETLTSGVERVKSLGKKCYLSLYAIPKDSDLVWIKELLQGARELPLDGVEVHNMGLLRMVREILGDIPIHLGVFGNLYTHETARVLQAYGVERVFPNAELSLEELIYIRDHSPVQVIVPLHGKIPLAISGTCFVTDYTGQVPLHCEESCSQGHWLTHEEWELKSIGRANLSGKDLCMLEYLDRLVQSDLNLFYIYTLGETGAYVETAGRVYREALHKAQSGEECAAEPWLHQLRSVSHSGLCNGFYFGVSGQEYLSPQALSQTA